Genomic window (Sulfurimonas sp.):
GGTTAGAATCTTTGGAAAAAAAATCAAAAAGTTTAAAGAGTGGGGGAAGATAGGTTATGTTCCTCAAAGAGCGACTCATGTAGACGCCTCTTTTCCTGCTACTGTGCAAGATGTTGTTAAGATGGGAAGAATCTCGCAAAAAGGTTTTTTTAAAAGTTTTAATAAAGAAGATGAATTAATCGTCCTAGATGCAATGCAAAAAATGGATGTTAGCGAGTTAAAAGATAAGATGATTGGAACACTCTCTGGCGGGCAAAGACAAAGAGTTATGATAGCTAGAGCATTAGCATCCAGACCAGAAATTTTGATTTTAGATGAGCCAAATACAGGGGTGGATGTTCCTTCACAAAAAAGGTTTTATGCCCTTTTACAAGAATTAAATACAAATGAAAAAATAACAATAGTATTTATTACCCACGATATAGGCGTGATAGCAGATGATATAGCTAGGCTCTTTACGATTAATCAAAAAGCAACAATCTGCAATAACCCAAAAGAAGCTTTGAGTTGTGAAGAGATGAGTGAGCTTTACGGTATAGATGCTCATCTACTTCACAACCATAAGCATGGGCATTAAGATGAGTGAAATGCTTTCCTACGATTTTATGCAAAGAGCTTTTTTGGCAGGTATGATTATTGCCGTTCTTGCTTCTGTTAGTGGAACTTTTATTGTACTTAGACGCTACTCGATGATAAGTGAAACTCTTGCTCACGCAGCTCTTGTTGGTGTTGCTGTTGGCTTGGTTGCAGGCTTGAACCCTATTTGGATGGCTGTGATTGTATCTATTTTATCGGCATGGCTTATCGAGTATTTAAGAGGTCAGTTTTCTTTGTACTCAGATGCTGTTCTAGCCATACTACTCTCTGGTTCTTTGGCAATAGCAGTAATCATAGTTTCTTTAGGAGGTGCTTTTAACAACTCTTTATTCTCTTATCTTTTTGGCTCCATTTTATCTGTAAGTACACAAGATGTTTGGACAATAGCAATATTTGGAGTACTGTGTTTAGGAGTTCTACTTGCCTTTTCAAAAGAGTTTTATTTTATTGCTTATGATGAAGAAGTAGCGCAAACAAGCGGAATAAAAGTCAAATTATTAAACTTTTTACTTGTGAGTATTGTTGCTGTTATTATTGCTCTTTCTATTAGGGTTGTTGGGAGTTTACTTATTGGGGCATTGATGGTTATACCTACTGTTTCAGCGCTTCAGTTTAGACAGGGTTTTGTAAAGACAATTCTTATCTCTTTAGTTTTTGCTCTACTTAGTGTTATCTCTGGCATGACCCTTTCTTTTTACTTCTCACTTCCTTCTGGGGCTACTATCGTATTGTCTATTTTAGTTATTTTCATAGTTTCTTTAGTTAGTAACAAAAGATGAAGGTAAGCTCAGAATTTTCAAAACATGCTACGGAGTACGGTAGCTATAATATAATCCAAAAAAAAGTCATAAAAAAACTACTCAAAAATGTTAAAGGAAAACCTAGAAATATTTTAGATTTAGGTTGTGGTAGTGGTAGTTTACATGACAGCCTTACATGGAAGTATAAACATTTTACAGGTGTAGATTTCGCGGCTGGCATGCTTGAACTACATCCAAAAGCAAAAAATTGTGAATGCATCTATGGTGACTTTAACGATAAAACACTTTTTGAAAACTTATCAACATATAGTTATGATTATATTTTTTCAGCATCTGCTTTGCAGTGGGCAGATGACCTTGAGATGGTGTTTAAAAATATAAAAGAGTTGAATGCACCAGTAGCTTTAGCTATTTTTACGCAAAATACTTTTAAAACTTTAAGTGAAACAGCATCTATAAAACCACTTTTAAGAAGTGTAGATGCAATAAATAAACTTCAAGAAAAATATTTTGACGCAAGTTTTGAAGTTGTAGAGTATAAATTAGAGTTTCACTCAACAAGAGAGATGTTTAAGTATATAAAAAACAGTGGAGTAAGTGGTGCTAGAAAAGTGCTAGATTATAAACAAACGAAAAAACTACTAAATGAGTATCCGTTAAATTATTTAGAATTTGAGGTTGTTTTTATTCACTCTCTTTAAGAACTATTTCTTTTTCAAGATTATAAAGTTCATATCTGATATATTTAAAATTCTCACTATATGTTATATTGCTAAGTTTAAAAATTTCTTCTAAAACTCGTGAAGACTCTTGTGCCCTTTTAAAGTTTGCAAGAATTATACTTTTTATATCTATTCTAGTTAGTTCACTTTTTGTAGAAGGACGAAGAACATCGTTTATGCTATCTCTGTATGTCAAGAGTTCTGTAGTTTCTTGAATGATTGCTTTATGTCTAAGTTCTTTGAGTTGTTTTGAGAGAGTTTTGTTGTTGTCACGATAACGCATAATATCTTCTACTACGCGAATACCTTCTTTTAGTCTATTTATGTTTGCATCACACACCCGAAAAAGTTCGGGTGATAGTTGATTTTTAGTCATCGCCACCAAATATTCCAAATAGATGTAATAAAGCAGTGAAGATATTTAAAAAGTCTAAGTAAAGTGCAATTGCTCCGTCTATTGGAGTTTCATAAGCACCCCTCATAATGTTTTGAGTATCATAGATAACTAGTACGCTAAATAGTAGTACAACAGCTCCAGAGATAATAACGCTGAACATTGGATTGCCCAAGAACATATTAAGTACTGAAAAACCAATGATAACAAAAAGAGCAATCATTAAAGGTTTACCATAAGATGTAAAATCTTTAGTTGTTTTAATAGCGTAAAAACTCATAGCACCAAAAACTACTGATGTCATTGCAAAAGCATTACCTATAATAGCACCGCCTCCAGCCATGCCAAGTGTTCGTGCAAGCAAAGGAGCTAGCATTAAACCTGTCATAAATACAAAAGCAAACATAACCATAAGGTTAATCCCGGGCTTATGTTTTACAAAGTGAAGACCAATTAATAGTCCGATTTCCAATAAGAACAGTGGTAAAAACCACGCGGCAATAGCTTCTGCTAGAGGAACACCAACATAAGCGCCAACTGCGCCAGCCATCATAGATGCAGCGAAGAGTTTATATGTTTCTTTTACAAAAGAGATAATTTGTGTGTCGCTTTTTGCGGCATTTTCATAAGTAAATGAATCGCTTCTAGCGTAATCACG
Coding sequences:
- a CDS encoding metal ABC transporter ATP-binding protein, translating into MKFSLPIFDVKNLTFKIKGQEILSNISFEIYSAEYIAIIGPNGGGKTTLIRILLGLDAPTSGEVRIFGKKIKKFKEWGKIGYVPQRATHVDASFPATVQDVVKMGRISQKGFFKSFNKEDELIVLDAMQKMDVSELKDKMIGTLSGGQRQRVMIARALASRPEILILDEPNTGVDVPSQKRFYALLQELNTNEKITIVFITHDIGVIADDIARLFTINQKATICNNPKEALSCEEMSELYGIDAHLLHNHKHGH
- a CDS encoding metal ABC transporter permease encodes the protein MSEMLSYDFMQRAFLAGMIIAVLASVSGTFIVLRRYSMISETLAHAALVGVAVGLVAGLNPIWMAVIVSILSAWLIEYLRGQFSLYSDAVLAILLSGSLAIAVIIVSLGGAFNNSLFSYLFGSILSVSTQDVWTIAIFGVLCLGVLLAFSKEFYFIAYDEEVAQTSGIKVKLLNFLLVSIVAVIIALSIRVVGSLLIGALMVIPTVSALQFRQGFVKTILISLVFALLSVISGMTLSFYFSLPSGATIVLSILVIFIVSLVSNKR
- a CDS encoding methyltransferase domain-containing protein, translated to MKVSSEFSKHATEYGSYNIIQKKVIKKLLKNVKGKPRNILDLGCGSGSLHDSLTWKYKHFTGVDFAAGMLELHPKAKNCECIYGDFNDKTLFENLSTYSYDYIFSASALQWADDLEMVFKNIKELNAPVALAIFTQNTFKTLSETASIKPLLRSVDAINKLQEKYFDASFEVVEYKLEFHSTREMFKYIKNSGVSGARKVLDYKQTKKLLNEYPLNYLEFEVVFIHSL
- a CDS encoding thiamine-phosphate pyrophosphorylase; translation: MTKNQLSPELFRVCDANINRLKEGIRVVEDIMRYRDNNKTLSKQLKELRHKAIIQETTELLTYRDSINDVLRPSTKSELTRIDIKSIILANFKRAQESSRVLEEIFKLSNITYSENFKYIRYELYNLEKEIVLKESE
- a CDS encoding Bax inhibitor-1/YccA family protein, which translates into the protein MGLYDRDYARSDSFTYENAAKSDTQIISFVKETYKLFAASMMAGAVGAYVGVPLAEAIAAWFLPLFLLEIGLLIGLHFVKHKPGINLMVMFAFVFMTGLMLAPLLARTLGMAGGGAIIGNAFAMTSVVFGAMSFYAIKTTKDFTSYGKPLMIALFVIIGFSVLNMFLGNPMFSVIISGAVVLLFSVLVIYDTQNIMRGAYETPIDGAIALYLDFLNIFTALLHLFGIFGGDD